A genome region from Natronobeatus ordinarius includes the following:
- the rad50 gene encoding DNA double-strand break repair ATPase Rad50: MRAESLRLRNFKCYGDAELRLGPGVTVVHGVNGSGKSTLLEAVFFALYGSKALSDRTLDDVITTGEEECAVELGFTHDGRDYRVERHLKRRGERAATTKCVLEAPEGTIEGARDVRRQITELLRMDADAFVNCAYVRQGEVNKLIHASPRARQDMIDDLLQLGALETYRERASDARLGVKSVLDGQREVLESLHDQVERKEAKDLHERLNGLESRRADVNERIDHYEGQREQARETLETAQAVLERHEETREEIDTLETEIDELRSKIAATEGDREDANAEIRELEAEREELAAERDELLATVDLDGGADEVADRIERLEKRDDELRDDLEDVRVAITETSGELDRLREAADDREAEAETARSEADDLEERLEADEGAIADRQSKLAELEAQLETARGRFDDAPVDRGEAADHLASLEADREELTDEIGDVTAEVRSVENAIEEGERLLEEGKCPECGQPVEDSPHVDVLDDRREELAEGRARLAALEEERDELDDRIDRAEALREVERRIDRLEENRENVEQLLAEKREALAEKRESHDRLLEEADELEADAAEKRAEADDLEETVAARRAELGEINAERGELKETLESLRRIAEIDDERAELAGEIETRRERRADWKTLNDERRETLSSKRERKRDLEDEFDDERVETARTDRENAEAYLEQVGETIAELEEKRDGIQNAIGATENELEELEALRERLAGVEETCASLESLYEEAETLQATYGDLRTELRQHNVETLERLLNETFDLVYQNDSYASIDLDGEYQLTVYQKDGEPLEPEQLSGGERALFNLSLRCAIYRLLAEGVEGAAPMPPLILDEPTVFLDSGHVTQLVSLIESMRDLGVEQIVVVSHDEELVGAADDLVRVEKDATSNRSRLERGDPPELALLAGD, encoded by the coding sequence GTGAGAGCCGAATCCCTTCGCCTGCGGAACTTCAAGTGCTACGGCGACGCCGAGCTCCGGCTCGGCCCCGGCGTCACGGTCGTCCACGGCGTCAACGGCAGCGGGAAGTCGACGCTGCTCGAGGCCGTCTTCTTCGCCCTCTACGGCTCGAAGGCGCTTTCCGACCGCACGCTCGACGACGTGATCACGACCGGCGAGGAGGAGTGTGCGGTCGAACTCGGCTTCACCCACGACGGCCGGGACTACCGCGTCGAGCGCCACCTCAAACGTCGGGGTGAGCGGGCCGCCACGACGAAGTGCGTGCTCGAGGCGCCCGAGGGCACGATCGAGGGGGCACGGGACGTTCGCCGGCAGATCACCGAACTCCTGCGGATGGACGCCGACGCGTTCGTCAACTGCGCGTACGTCCGCCAGGGCGAGGTGAACAAGCTCATCCACGCCTCGCCGCGGGCGCGCCAGGACATGATCGACGACCTGCTGCAACTGGGTGCGCTCGAGACCTACCGCGAGCGGGCGAGCGACGCCCGCCTCGGCGTGAAGTCGGTGCTCGACGGCCAGCGTGAGGTCCTCGAGAGCCTGCACGACCAGGTCGAACGCAAAGAGGCGAAAGACCTCCACGAACGGCTGAACGGCCTCGAGTCCCGACGAGCCGACGTCAACGAGCGCATCGATCACTACGAGGGACAGCGCGAGCAGGCTCGAGAGACGCTCGAGACCGCGCAAGCCGTCCTCGAGCGCCACGAGGAGACCCGCGAGGAGATCGACACACTCGAGACCGAGATCGACGAGCTGCGGTCGAAGATCGCCGCCACCGAAGGCGACCGCGAGGACGCGAACGCCGAGATTCGGGAGCTAGAAGCCGAACGCGAGGAACTCGCGGCCGAACGCGACGAGTTGCTGGCCACGGTCGATCTCGACGGCGGTGCCGACGAGGTCGCCGATCGAATCGAGCGCCTCGAGAAACGCGACGACGAGCTGCGAGACGACCTCGAGGACGTTCGCGTCGCGATCACGGAAACGAGCGGCGAACTCGACCGGCTCAGGGAGGCGGCCGACGACCGCGAGGCCGAGGCCGAGACGGCCCGCAGCGAGGCCGACGACCTCGAGGAGCGCCTCGAGGCCGACGAGGGGGCGATCGCCGACCGACAGTCGAAGCTGGCGGAACTCGAGGCGCAGCTCGAGACGGCGCGCGGCCGCTTCGACGACGCGCCGGTCGACCGTGGCGAGGCGGCCGACCACCTCGCTTCCCTCGAGGCCGACCGCGAGGAACTCACTGACGAGATCGGCGACGTCACCGCCGAGGTCAGGAGCGTCGAGAACGCGATCGAGGAGGGCGAACGGCTGCTCGAGGAGGGCAAGTGCCCGGAGTGTGGCCAGCCCGTCGAGGACTCACCGCACGTCGACGTGCTCGACGACCGGCGCGAGGAACTCGCGGAAGGCAGGGCGCGCCTCGCGGCGCTCGAGGAGGAACGTGACGAGCTCGACGACCGAATCGACCGCGCGGAGGCGTTGCGCGAGGTCGAGCGGCGGATCGACCGACTCGAGGAGAACCGTGAGAACGTCGAGCAGTTGCTCGCGGAGAAACGTGAGGCGCTCGCGGAGAAACGCGAGAGTCACGACCGACTGCTCGAGGAGGCCGACGAACTCGAGGCCGACGCCGCTGAGAAGCGCGCCGAGGCCGACGACCTCGAGGAGACGGTCGCCGCCCGCCGGGCCGAACTCGGCGAGATCAACGCCGAGCGTGGCGAGCTCAAGGAGACGCTCGAGTCGCTTCGGCGCATCGCCGAGATCGACGACGAACGCGCTGAACTCGCGGGCGAGATCGAGACGCGCCGCGAGCGGCGAGCCGACTGGAAGACGCTGAACGACGAGCGTCGCGAGACGCTCTCGAGCAAGCGCGAGCGCAAGCGCGACCTCGAGGACGAGTTCGACGACGAGCGCGTCGAGACGGCCCGAACGGACAGGGAGAACGCCGAGGCCTACCTCGAGCAGGTCGGCGAGACGATCGCGGAACTCGAGGAGAAACGCGACGGAATCCAGAACGCGATCGGGGCGACGGAGAACGAACTCGAGGAGCTCGAGGCACTGCGCGAGCGCCTCGCGGGCGTCGAGGAGACGTGTGCGAGTCTCGAGTCGCTGTACGAAGAAGCCGAGACGTTACAGGCGACCTACGGCGACCTTCGGACGGAGTTGCGCCAGCACAACGTCGAGACCCTAGAACGGCTGCTCAACGAGACGTTCGACCTCGTCTACCAGAACGACTCCTACGCGTCGATCGACTTAGACGGCGAGTACCAGCTGACGGTTTACCAGAAAGACGGCGAACCGCTCGAGCCCGAGCAGCTGTCGGGCGGCGAGCGGGCGTTGTTCAACCTCAGCCTGCGCTGTGCGATCTACCGGCTGCTCGCCGAGGGCGTCGAGGGAGCCGCACCGATGCCGCCGCTCATCCTCGACGAGCCGACGGTGTTCCTCGACTCGGGACACGTCACCCAGCTCGTCTCGCTGATCGAGTCGATGCGCGACCTCGGCGTCGAACAGATCGTCGTCGTCAGCCACGACGAAGAGCTCGTGGGTGCGGCCGACGACCTCGTCCGCGTCGAGAAGGACGCGACCTCGAACCGGTCGCGACTCGAGCGCGGTGACCCGCCGGAGCTCGCGTTGCTCGCCGGCGATTGA
- a CDS encoding ribbon-helix-helix domain-containing protein, translating to MSASDEPRRVHFQSPEYLVERLDAIADLFDKDRTDLLVEAIREYLEETAERDSFQELVAERYYDDQLEFETVKQLVGAETAQRLRLLKADLASEPFDLAPPDDVDIYKTNGTADDR from the coding sequence ATGAGTGCGAGTGACGAGCCCCGACGCGTCCATTTCCAGTCTCCGGAGTACCTCGTCGAGCGACTGGACGCGATCGCCGACCTCTTCGACAAGGACCGAACGGACCTGCTCGTCGAAGCCATCCGCGAGTACCTCGAGGAGACCGCAGAGCGTGACTCGTTCCAGGAGCTGGTCGCCGAACGGTACTACGACGACCAGCTCGAGTTCGAGACGGTCAAGCAGCTCGTCGGTGCGGAGACCGCACAACGGCTTCGGCTCCTCAAAGCGGACCTGGCGAGCGAGCCGTTCGACCTCGCGCCACCCGACGACGTCGACATTTATAAGACGAACGGTACGGCCGACGACCGATGA
- a CDS encoding alkaline phosphatase family protein gives MGLFDRLRGNGHPRVAFIGIDGVPYSLLTEHREEFPAFAALAEEGVAGEISSIVPPESSACWPALTTGMNPGETGVYGFQDREVGTYDTYVPMGNEVQATRVWDRVTDEGRRATVLNVPVTFPPQRNVTRMVSGFLSPGLERAAYPDDVREYLESIDYRIDVDPKLGHEEDKADFIEDAHATLDARFEAFSHYLAEDDWDLFFGVFMTTDRVNHFLFEDYERDGEYREEFLDFYRKLDDYIGRIRDSLPDDVTLIVASDHGFTSLDYEVHCNEWLREEGWLSFQTDEPQELGDIADETRAYSFIPGRFYLNLEGREPRGSVTEEEYDDVREELKGMLEELEGPNGKPVVERVVEKEDAFRGDHDEIAPDLVAIPAKGFDLKSGFKADSEVFDTGPRNGMHSFDDTALFVDDPDASIGDADLLDIAPTILELMDVEFSRGEFDGASLV, from the coding sequence ATGGGTCTCTTCGACCGACTCCGGGGCAATGGACACCCCCGCGTCGCATTCATCGGGATCGACGGCGTGCCGTACAGTCTCCTCACCGAGCACCGTGAGGAGTTTCCTGCATTCGCCGCGCTCGCAGAGGAGGGTGTAGCCGGCGAGATCTCGAGCATCGTTCCGCCGGAGTCGAGCGCCTGCTGGCCTGCGCTGACGACGGGGATGAATCCGGGAGAAACGGGCGTCTACGGCTTCCAGGACCGCGAAGTCGGCACCTACGACACCTACGTCCCGATGGGTAACGAGGTTCAGGCCACCCGCGTCTGGGACCGCGTCACCGACGAGGGACGACGAGCGACCGTGCTGAACGTCCCCGTCACATTCCCGCCCCAGCGCAACGTCACGCGGATGGTCTCGGGCTTTCTCTCCCCCGGCCTCGAACGGGCCGCCTACCCCGACGACGTCCGCGAGTATCTCGAGTCGATCGACTACCGAATCGACGTCGATCCAAAGCTGGGACACGAGGAGGACAAGGCCGACTTCATCGAGGACGCCCACGCGACGCTCGACGCCCGCTTCGAGGCATTCAGCCACTACCTCGCCGAGGACGACTGGGACCTCTTTTTCGGCGTCTTCATGACCACCGACCGAGTCAACCACTTCCTCTTCGAGGATTACGAGCGCGACGGCGAGTACAGAGAGGAGTTCCTCGACTTTTACCGGAAGCTCGACGACTACATTGGCCGCATCCGCGACTCGCTGCCCGACGACGTGACGCTGATCGTCGCCTCCGATCACGGCTTCACGAGCCTCGACTACGAGGTCCACTGCAACGAGTGGCTCCGCGAGGAGGGCTGGCTCTCGTTCCAGACCGACGAGCCCCAGGAACTCGGCGACATCGCCGACGAGACGCGCGCGTACTCGTTCATCCCCGGCCGGTTCTACCTCAACCTCGAGGGCCGCGAGCCCCGGGGCTCGGTCACAGAAGAGGAGTACGACGACGTCCGCGAGGAGTTGAAGGGAATGCTCGAGGAACTCGAGGGACCGAACGGGAAACCGGTCGTCGAGCGCGTGGTCGAGAAGGAAGACGCCTTCCGCGGCGACCACGACGAGATCGCTCCCGACCTCGTGGCCATCCCGGCGAAGGGCTTCGACCTCAAATCCGGCTTCAAGGCGGACAGCGAGGTGTTCGACACCGGCCCGCGAAACGGCATGCACAGCTTCGACGACACGGCGCTGTTCGTCGACGACCCGGACGCGTCGATCGGCGACGCCGACCTGTTAGACATCGCACCGACGATCCTCGAGCTGATGGACGTCGAGTTCAGCCGCGGTGAGTTCGACGGCGCGAGCCTCGTCTGA
- a CDS encoding inorganic diphosphatase, with product MVNLWEDLETGPNAPEEIYAVVECLKGERNKYEYDKDIPGVMLDRVLHSNVHYPSDYGFIPQSYYDDEDPFDVLVLVEDQTFPGCVIEARPVALMKMDDDGEQDDKVIAVPVEDPRYDHIEDLEDIPQQTRDEIDEFFATYKNLEAGKEVETLGWEDRQAAYDAIEHAQELYEEHFG from the coding sequence ATGGTGAACCTTTGGGAAGACCTCGAGACGGGACCGAACGCACCGGAAGAGATCTACGCGGTCGTCGAGTGTTTGAAAGGCGAGCGCAACAAGTACGAGTACGACAAGGACATCCCGGGCGTGATGCTCGACCGCGTGCTCCACTCGAACGTCCACTACCCCTCTGACTACGGCTTCATCCCACAGAGCTACTACGACGACGAGGACCCCTTCGACGTCCTCGTGCTCGTCGAAGACCAGACGTTCCCCGGCTGCGTCATCGAGGCCCGGCCGGTCGCGCTCATGAAGATGGACGACGACGGCGAGCAGGACGACAAGGTGATCGCCGTTCCCGTCGAGGATCCCCGATACGACCACATCGAGGACCTCGAGGACATCCCCCAGCAGACCCGCGACGAGATCGACGAGTTCTTCGCGACCTACAAGAACCTCGAGGCCGGCAAGGAAGTCGAGACGCTCGGCTGGGAGGACCGACAGGCGGCCTACGACGCCATCGAGCACGCCCAGGAGCTCTACGAAGAGCACTTCGGCTAA
- a CDS encoding PadR family transcriptional regulator has protein sequence MSEAQSITGSEGIARELTAFQNNILVILAKEPMYGLAIKRELEDYYGTEVNHGRLYPNLDELVDLGLVEKSELDKRTNQYSLTDGGYEAVLDGVEWTFSKVVTGDDRAEELKALVDESY, from the coding sequence ATGTCAGAGGCACAATCAATCACCGGCAGTGAGGGCATCGCACGGGAACTGACGGCGTTCCAGAACAACATCCTCGTCATCCTCGCCAAAGAGCCAATGTACGGACTGGCGATCAAGCGCGAACTCGAGGACTACTACGGGACCGAGGTCAACCACGGGCGCCTCTACCCGAACTTAGACGAGCTCGTCGACCTGGGGCTGGTCGAAAAGAGCGAACTCGACAAGCGGACCAACCAGTACTCCCTGACCGACGGCGGCTACGAGGCCGTCCTCGACGGCGTCGAGTGGACCTTCTCGAAGGTCGTCACGGGCGACGACCGCGCCGAGGAGCTCAAGGCACTCGTCGACGAGAGCTACTGA
- a CDS encoding DUF7108 family protein, with amino-acid sequence MSDVHEEPSDPDGGDLPEETIDEAERLTRLARNAVDDGEQAAYRERREQLLADHEFTARVREAGGNDTLVLHPDAWLNTDGVVRTDRIEDLSRAVEIPLEGAGDPDDWATLDAQNRELVTAVRSEHGDVHGDNVEALADFMGNHYARPIDSVSQDELAEFLSEYFVRNAWPSDEQRAVIEESIELLFKTVDREVPEFSVEDVQ; translated from the coding sequence ATGAGTGACGTCCACGAGGAACCATCCGACCCCGACGGGGGCGACCTTCCGGAGGAGACGATCGACGAAGCGGAGCGACTGACGCGGCTGGCGAGAAACGCCGTCGACGACGGTGAGCAAGCGGCCTACCGGGAGCGACGGGAGCAACTGCTCGCCGATCACGAGTTTACGGCCCGCGTTCGCGAGGCCGGCGGGAACGATACCCTCGTGCTCCACCCCGACGCGTGGCTCAACACCGATGGTGTGGTTCGAACCGATCGAATCGAGGATCTCTCGCGGGCGGTCGAGATTCCACTCGAGGGCGCCGGCGATCCGGACGACTGGGCGACACTCGACGCCCAGAATCGGGAACTCGTCACGGCGGTGCGAAGCGAACACGGCGACGTCCACGGCGACAACGTCGAGGCGCTCGCGGACTTCATGGGGAATCATTACGCGCGCCCGATCGACTCCGTGAGTCAGGACGAGCTGGCGGAGTTTCTCTCCGAGTACTTCGTGAGAAATGCGTGGCCGTCAGACGAACAGCGAGCGGTGATCGAGGAGTCGATCGAGCTCCTGTTCAAGACGGTCGACCGAGAGGTGCCCGAATTCTCGGTCGAGGACGTTCAGTAG